The Phyllopteryx taeniolatus isolate TA_2022b chromosome 9, UOR_Ptae_1.2, whole genome shotgun sequence genome contains a region encoding:
- the bhlhe40 gene encoding class E basic helix-loop-helix protein 40: MEGITRAQPPPPCVPKHPSLDIADMQGMDFPIYVYKSRRGVKRGDDSRETYKLPHRLIEKKRRDRINECIAQLKDLLPEHLKLTTLGHLEKAVVLELTLKHVNALNSLLEQQQQQILELQKGLQISDNGSDGPEVSEQMFHSGFHLCAKEVLHYLARRDNSQDLMPSHVISHIHKVASEVLQHQSDTLVSESVFQSSAKLKKPAEQPSRATKGPSKNCVPVIQRTYPGGMGEQSGSDTDTDSGYGGEHEKRDPTARRSDGHGKEGELKRARSEWTADGVENEGGDSRAKKSRSDSSEDESLSGPPAGAAGSYVAFSPNRHPLCLPFYFIPPAAAAAAAYLPMLEKCWYPGGMPVMYPGMSASVASLPPETLSPPLVMSQRAGSPIPRQSSLDSPVRHKALKQVSPLNLDTKE; this comes from the exons ATGGAGGGGATTACGAGGGCGCAACCGCCGCCGCCGTGTGTGCCCAAACACCCGTCGCTGGATATCGCTGACATGCAGGG GATGGATTTTCCAATTTACGTGTATAAATCACGAAGGGGCGTGAAACGCGGGGATGACAGCAGG GAGACCTACAAGTTGCCACATCGACTCATCGAAAAGAAAAGACGAGACCGAATCAACGAATGCATTGCCCAGCTCAAAGATTTGCTACCAGAGCACCTCAAGCTTACA ACGCTGGGTCATTTGGAGAAAGCGGTGGTGCTGGAACTCACTCTGAAGCACGTGAACGCCTTGAACAGCCTGctcgagcagcagcagcagcagatctTGGAGCTGCAAAAGGGCCTCCAAATAA GTGACAACGGCAGCGATGGCCCAGAGGTCAGCGAGCAGATGTTCCACTCGGGTTTCCACCTATGCGCAAAAGAGGTCCTCCACTATCTGGCTCGCCGAGACAATAGTCAGGACCTGATGCCGTCCCATGTCATCAGCCACATCCACAAGGTGGCTTCTGAAGTACTGCAACATCAAAGCGACACACTCGTCAGCGAGTCCGTCTTTCAGAGTTCGGCGAAACTGAAGAAACCCGCGGAGCAGCCCTCCAGAGCCACCAAGGGCCCGTCCAAGAACTGCGTTCCCGTCATTCAAAGGACTTACCCAGGCGGGATGGGGGAGCAGAGCGGCAGCGACACAGACACTGATAGCGGCTACGGGGGCGAACACGAGAAACGTGACCCCACGGCCCGGCGGTCGGACGGCCACGGGAAGGAGGGGGAGCTCAAGCGCGCGAGGTCTGAGTGGACCGCTGACGGCGTCGAGAACGAGGGGGGCGATTCTCGGGCCAAGAAGTCTCGGTCTGATTCCTCTGAGGACGAAAGCCTCTCTGGTCCTCCAGCCGGAGCCGCCGGCAGCTACGTGGCTTTCTCCCCCAACCGACACCCGCTCTGCCTCCCCTTTTATTTCATTCCCCCCGCAGCTGCAGCAGCGGCGGCATACCTGCCCATGCTGGAGAAGTGTTGGTATCCCGGGGGCATGCCAGTCATGTACCCTGGCATGAGCGCCTCTGTGGCCAGCTTACCCCCAGAGACGCTCTCGCCGCCTCTGGTGATGTCCCAGAGGGCGGGCTCGCCAATTCCACGCCAGAGCTCCTTGGACTCCCCTGTACGTCACAAAGCTTTAAAACAGGTCTCCCCATTAAACTTGGATACTAAAGAGTAA